CGCCGAGCATCGCTGCTCTTGTGGCGCGAAAGTTGGCACGGCTCGAATTGAGGCTCAAGCCGAACTTTCGACCAAACGCTGCCTATTCTTTCGGCGCGCCCGCTTTGACCTCCGCACCGCGGCGCAAGCCCAGCCGCGCCATCGTCTCGTACGCGGTGACGATCTCTTCGGCGATGGCGCTGAGGGGGATGCGCTCGGCCGTCGCCTGGTCGCGCAGGAGTCGGTAGGCGGCGTCCTCGGCCATCCCCTGCTCGTCCATCAGGACGCGGATCGCCCGGTCGACCATGCGCCGGCCCTTCAGCGTGTCCTCCAGCTTGCGGATCTTGCCGTTGAGCCGCCCTTCGGTGCGGTGGCGGTACCGCGCCAGGGTGAACTGCGTCAGGATCCCCAGCGGGCGCAGCGGCTTGCTCATCACGCCGTGGGCGTTGAGGTCGTAGATCGACTTCAGCGTCGTCGGGCTCTCGTACGTGACGATGGCGATGACGGCGACGTCGTGCCCCTCGAGGAGCTGCACCATGTCGCCCACCGCCACCTCGTCGACACCGACGAGGATGGTGTCGATCCCGTCCGGCAGCACCAGCGGCGGCGGCCAGGCATGGCCGACCGCGCAGCCGAGGCGCTTCAGGTGCGCGCCGAGCAGCTGGCCGTCCTCGTCTTGCGGGTGGATCAGCAGCGCGCGGGCGCGGCGCAATTCGTCGAGGATGCGCCGCGCGCCCCGCCCTTGGCTATCGTTCATGCCGCTCCCCTCGCCGGCTGCCCCGTGTATCGCAGAGGCATCCGCCGTGCCGCGGCGGCACGGGTCGGCGAGCGGGTCGTCGGGTCCATCGCGCTCACGCCCAGGACTCCAGCGCGCGCTCTTCGATGCGGGTCGCGGCAAGGTAGGGGTCCGGGCGGACGGCGACGCGGCTCTCCCAGACGATATCGAACAAGCCCTGCGCGTTGGCCACACCGATGCGCGGGGTGAGCCACAGGTGGCGCGTGTCGGCGTCGACGCGCACGCGGCCCTCGGGCGTGTCGAACTCGTCGCCCAGGGGGTCGAGCGCGATGCGGCGCGGGTCGGCGGCACCGACGCGGGCGAGCGCGCGGGCGAACATGTGGACCTGCATGTAGGCCGCCTCGGACCAGATGCTGGTGGTCGCCTCGGCTCCGAAGCGTGCCTTGAACGCTTCGACGAAGGCGCGGTTGGCGGCGTTGTCGACCGTCTGCACGTAGGTCGCGGCGAGGATGTGGCCGGTACAGGCCGCCGCGCCGATGGTGGCGATCTCCGTCTCGGCCATGGTGAGGCTCGCGATCGGCTGGCGCGCGCGGTCGAACCCGGCCGCGTCGTAGAGGCGATAGAACGCCTGCGCGGAGGTGCCGATGATTGTGGAGAAGACCGCATCCGGCGCCGCGGTGCGGATCTTCGGGATGATGTCCTCCAGCGCGTCCGCCCCCGCCTCCAACGGCACGTAGGTCTCGCCGACGACCTCGCCGCCGCGCGCCTCGATCAGCTCCTGCATGATGCGGTTGGACTCGCGCGGGAAGATGTAGTCCGAGCCGACGAAGTAGATGCGTCCGCCGTGATGGCGGATCAGGTAATCGGCCAGCGGCAGGCACGTCTGGTTCACGGTGGCGCCGCAGTAGAGGACGTTCTCGCAATACTCGAACCCCTCGTACATCGAGGGGTAGAACAACAGCCCGTTGTGCCGCTCGACGATCGGCAGCACCGTCTTGCGGCTCGCCGACATGGAGCAGCCGAAGATGATGTCGAGATCGTCTTCGGCGAGCATGCGGCGGGCGAGTGCCAGATAGTCGGCGTTGCGGGCACCGGGATCGTACACGGTCGGCACGATGGGGCGGCCGAGAATGCCGCCGGCGGCGTTGATCTCGGCGATGGCGAGCTCGGTGCCGCGCAGGTGCTCGGTTTCGGTGACGACGGTGGTGCCGCTCCTAGAGAACAAGACGCCGACGCGCCAACCATCCGAATCAGGGCTCACGTCCCCTCCCTACCGTCACTCCACGAAGCGCGCGATGCTATGGGCCCACCTGCGCCGCGACAAGGCACGGCCCCCGCCGGGCCGACCTGCCGCGCCGCTCGCAGCGGCCGTCGCGCGCGGTTCGCGCCGTCGGGGGCAGATGGCACGCCATCCGTGGATCCGGGCATCGAATTGAATAGCTATCGTTCGGTGCAAAATTTCGACCATACGGCGAAGGGCGCGCCGCCGGGCGGGCCCGTCGCCGATCCGGACGCGCGCTGAACGCCGATCCGGTGAGCGCCCGCTTCGTGCAGACGATCCAGAGCGGCATGTCGATCCTGGCGCGCGATGGGGCGAACCGCGAGGATCTCGTTGCGGTCGCCGAAGTGGCGATGGCCGCCTGGGACGCGCACTTGTCCGCCGCCGGCGCACCGGGCCGGCCGCCGACGCGACCCGGATAAGGCCGGCGCCGGCCCCTTCTGCCCGCTCGGGTGTCGAGGCTACCGTCGACGATCGGCTCTACGCGTCCGGATTTGTCGTCCACGCCGATCAACGTCAGCGAGACTGGGACGGGTCGGCCGGGAAGAGGCTCTGCGGCCGCGGGGGGCTGCGCCGTCAGCGGTGGCGCAGGTTCTCGACCAGCAGGCGGAAGGCGAGGCCGTGCTGCCGGCGGCTCGGATAATAGATGTGATAGCCCTCCCAGGTGGGCCACCAGTCCGCCAGCACCGGCAGGAGCCGACCGGCGGTCAGGTGCGCCTCCACCTGATCGAGCGGCACGAAGACGAGGCCGATGCCATCGAGCGCGGACGCCACGCGCAGGGCGAGACTGTTGAACACCGCCGGCCCCTCGATCCGCACGCGGCGCGTCTCGCCGTCCTTCTCCAGCGGCCAGGTGAAAATCTCGCCGCGCGTCGGCAGACGCGAGCGCACGCAGCGGTGCACGGTCAGCGCGTCCGGGTCGGTGGGCATCGGGTAGCGTTCGAAGTAGGCCGGCGCGCCGACCACCGCCATCGTCACGTCGGCGCTGATGCGCACCGCGATCATGTCCCGCGCAACCTGATTGCCGAGGCGCACCCCCGCGTCGAACCGGTCGGCGACGATGTCGATCATGCCGCCGTCGACGATGATCTCAACCTCCACGTCCGGATATTCCAGCGCGAACGCGGCGAGGCGGGGTTGCAGCACCCGCACGGCCGGATGCTCGCCGGCGCTGATGCGGATGGTACCGCGCGGGGTGTCGCGGATCTCGTTCAGCTCGTCGAGAGCGTCCTGCATCTCCCCGAACTGCGGGCCGAGGCGGGCGAGCAGGCGCGCCCCCGCCTCCGTCGGCGCGACGCTGCGGGTGGAGCGGGTCAGGAGACGCACGCCGAGCGCCTCCTCCAGGTTGCGGATCGTCTGGCTCAGCGCCGACTGCGACATTCCGAGTTCCGCCGCCGCGTTGGTGAAGCTGCGGTGCCGCGCGACGACGGTGAAGGCGAACAGGTCGTTGAAGACGCGGCGGTCCATTATGCCTGCATTTCGATAAAGCCAATCTCATTTTGAAGGGTAATCGCTGAGTGGCGCGGCGTCCATCTGAGGTCGGCGCCCCGGTGTCGTGGGGCGCTGCGCGCAGGCGCAGTCCGTTCGAAAGGAAGTATCCGTGCAGTCACGTACGCTCGGCACCCTCGACGTTTCGGCCCTCGGGCTCGGTTGCATGTCGATGAGTGCGCTTTACGGACCGCCGGGCGATCACGCCGAGATGATCGACGCGACCGCCGCGCGGATCCCGCTGGTGGGCGAGCGCCTGCCCGAGGCCGTCTTGGAGATGACCGGGCTCTGACCCGCGCCGCCGGCGGCGGCCACCCCGCCCCCGGCATCGACCCACCACCCCCGCGCGCCCGCCGCGCCCGACGATGGATCGACCCCCGATGACCCCACCTCGCCCCCTGCCGCTCGCCGCCCTGCTGGTGGGCCTGACCCTCGCCACCGCCGCGCGTGCCGAGCCCAACCGCGTCGAGTTCCCCGACGATCTCGACGCATTGGAGCACTACACCACCGTCACGCGCCGCGACGTCACCGAGTTCATGTACACCTCCCGCGCCGCGCTCGACGCGATCCGGGCCGGCGGCGAGATCCCGGACGGGACGCAGATCATCCTGCAGGACTGGCGCGAGGGCGAGGTCTACCGTCTCTTCGTGATGCAGAAGGGGGACGGCTGGGGCGCGGACTATGCCGCCGCCACCCGCACCGACGACTGGCAATTCCAGTGGTTCTGGCCGGACGGGTCGGTCAACATGGACGAAAACACCGCCCGCTGCCGCGCCTGCCATGCCGCGCGCGAGGGCCGCGACTTCATGTTCACCTACAACGATGCCCGGCGGTATGAGTGAGCGGGCGGCCCGGCTGAGGCCCCTGCCGCGCCTCTCCCTCGACCTCGCGGCGGCCGCCTTCCTGCTGATGGCGTTCGCCTACTGGTGGCTCGGCAACCTCGCCCACGAACTCTTCGGCACGACCTTCTTCCTCGTCCTGGTGCGCCATGTCGCCAACAACCGGGCATGGTGGGGCGCCGTCCGCCGCGGCCGCTACGACGCGCGCCGCACCGCGAGCCTCGTGCTGACGCTCCTGCTCGCGGTGGCGATGGCGGTGCTGCTGGCGACCAGCCTCGCCATTTCGCGCACGGTGTTCGCCGTCCTGCCGCTGCCGGACGCATTCAGCCTGCGCGAGGCGCACTGGTTCGCCGCCTACTGGGTCGTCGCCCTCGTCGGCCTGCATCTCGGCCTCAACTGGCCGAAGGTCTCGCGCCTCCTCAAGCGGGTGACCGGCCTGTCGCTCGCCGCAAGGGGGTGGCGCGTGGCGGGGATGGTGCTGGCGGCCGGTATCGCCGTGCTGGGGGTGGGCAGCGGGTCGGCGCTCGGCCTGTGGCCGCGCCTGGCCTTCCGCTACTCGCTCGTGATGTGGGACTTCAACGCCGCGCTGCTGCCCTTCTTCGGCCATTGGCTCGCCGTCGTCGGTCTGTTCGCGGTCGCGGGCCACATGGCGATGCGCCTCGTCGAGGTCGCCGGGGCCGCCGCGGCGCGACGGGAATAGGGCGCCGCGGTGGACCGCGGCCGGCCGTTGCCGGCGCATTGTCACAGGGCGCGTGACAGCGGCGCAAACTTGGCCAATAGATGCGCCAGGGAGTAAATAGCGCCGCCCTTAAGCGGCCGCATCGAGAGGGCCCTTCACTATGCGTCAGACCATCCGCCACGCGTTCGTCGCCATGGCGACACTCGCCATGTTCGGCGCCACGGCACCGGCCAAGGCCCAGGACTTCATCGGCATTCTCACGGGGGGCACGTCGGGCGTCTACTACCCGCTCGGCGTCGCGATCTCGAACGTCTACTCGCAGGAGATCGAGGGGGCGCGCCCGTCGGTCCAGTCGACCAAGGCCTCGGTCGAGAACCTCAACCTTTTGCAACAGGGCCGCGGCGAACTGGCCTTCACCCTCGGCGACAGCCTGGCGCTGGCCTGGGAAGGTGACGCCGATGCCGGCTTCCCGCGCAAGCTCGACAAGCTGCGTGGCCTCGCCGCGATCTACCCCAACTACGTGCAGATCGTCGCCTCCGAGGAGTCCGGCATCACCACGCTGGAGGATCTCAAGGGCAAGCGCCTCTCCGTCGGTGCGCCGAAGTCGGGCACCGAGCTGAACGCGCGCAAGATCCTCGAGGCCGCGGGCATGAGCTACGACGACCTCGCCAAGGTCGAGTACCTGCCGTTCGCCGAGTCTGTGGAGCTGATCAAGAACCGCCAGCTGGACGCGACGCTCCAGTCCGCCGGCCTCGGCGTGGCCTCGATCCGTGACCTTGCCACCAGCCTGCCGATCACCGTCGTGCCGATCCCGGCCGAGGTGACGGACGCGGCCGGCGCGCCGTTCGTGAAGCAGACGATCCCGGCCGGCACCTACGACGGCCAGGACGCCGACGTCGAGACCGCCGCGGTGCTCAACTACCTCGTCACGCACGACGGCGTGTCGGACGACCTCGCCTACGCGATGACGAAGGCGCTGTTCGAGAACCTGGACGACCTCGTCGCCGCGCATGCCGCCGCCAAGGCGATCAAGCTGGAAGGCGCGGCCGAGGGCATGCCCGTGCCGATGCATCCGGGCGCGGAGCGCTACCTGAAGGAGGTCGGCGTCCTAAACTGACGCCGCAGCCTCCCCGATAGAGCCACCGGCGGTCCGGCGAACCGGGCCGCCTCACACGCGACCTCAACCGCACCCGCGCGGGCACAGAGGGCTCCCGAATGGACGACCGGACCCCCCACCCGGAGCTGGCCGGCCAAGCCGAACTCCAAAATCCGGAGCATGGTCTGCCGGAGAGCTTCGGCGCCGGCTGGCCCGGCCGCATCCTCTTCTGGATCGCCGTCGCCTTCTCCACCTTCCAGATCGTGACCGCGTTCGGCGTGCCGCTCGACCGGCCGCTGCTGAACGGCGCGCTGGGCGTCGCGGTGACGCCGATGCGGCTCGCCTGGGTGGTGCTGGCGCTCGGCGGGCTGGGGCTGGCGGTACGGGCGGCGCGGGGGCGGCCGTTCGCCGAGGGCCTCGTCGCCCTCCTCGCGCTCGGCGCCGTGGCGGTGCTGATCGACGCCTTTTCCGGCACGCTGCCGAGCCAGGTGGTGCGGGCGCTGCACGTGGGCTTCCTCGGCCTGGTGGCGGGCGGAATGCTCGCCAACCACCGCGCCCGGACGGGCTTCGGCCGCACGATCGGCTGGGTCTTCGGCGCGGCGGCGTTCGGCGTCGGCCTCTATCAGTGGGCCTTCTACGAACCGCTGCTGATCCGCGCCGGATACCCGACCACGCTCGACCTCGTCGTCGGCTCGGCGGCGATCGTCCTCCTCTTCGCCTTCGTGTGGCGCGTGATGGGGCCGGCGCTCGTCATCGTCGCGGGGATCTTCCTCGCCTACTGCCTGTTCGGCCAGTATCTGCCGGCGCCGTTCAACCACCGCGGCTACCCGTTCGAGCAGGTGGTCGAGCATATGGCCTACGGCACCGAAGGCATCTACGGCGTCGCGACCTACGTGTCGGCGACGTACATCTTCCTCTTCATCCTGTTCGGCGCCTTCCTGGAGCGCGCCGGCATGATCGGCCTCTTCACCGACATCGCGATGGGCCTGTTCGGCGGCGCACGCGGCGGGCCGGCGAAGGTCGCGGTGTTCTCCTCGGCGCTGATGGGGACGATCTCGGGCTCGGGCGTCGCCAACGTGGTGTCGACCGGGCAGTTCACCATCCCGCTGATGAAGCGGTTCGGCTACCGTGCCGGGTTCGCCGGCGGTGTCGAGGCCACGGCCTCGATGGGCGGGCAGATCATGCCGCCGGTGATGGGCGCGGTCGCCTTCATCATGGCCGAGACGCTGGACGTCGCCTACGTCGAGATCGTCAAGGCGGCGATCATTCCGGCCGTGCTCTACTACGCCTCCGCCTTCCTGGCGGTGCACCTGGAGGCCGGCAAGCGTGGCCTCGCGGGCCTGCCCAAGGCCGAACTCCCCAATGCCGGCCGCGCGATCGCCGAGAAGTGGCACCTCATCCTGCCGCTGGCCGCGCTCGTCTACCTCCTGTTCTCGGGCTACACGCCGCTCTTCGCCGGCTCGGTCGGCCTGGCGCTGACGGCGCTGCTGATCCTCGCCGGATCGGCCGCGCTGGGGATCACGGCGCAGGCGGTGCGTCTTCTCTTCTGGGTCGCCATCGGGCTGCTGGCGGCGACCGCACTGTGGCTGGGGGTGACGCTGGTGCTCGGCCTCGTCATCGTCGCGGCTGCGCTCAGCCTCCTCTACCGCGGCGGACGCGAGACGCTGATCACCTGCCGCGCTGCGCTGGCGGACGGCGCCCGCCAAGCGCTCCCGGTCGGCCTCGCCTGCGCCTCGGTCGGCATCGTCATCGGCACCATGACGCTGACGGGCATCGGCACGATCTTCGGCTCGTGGGTGGTGTCGGTCGGCGAAAGCTCGCTGATCCTGTCGCTGGTGCTGACGATGATCGTCAGTCTGATCCTCGGCATGGGGATCCCGACCATCCCGAACTACATCATCACATCCTCGCTCGCCGCGCCCGCGCTGCTCGACCTCGGGGTGCCGCTGATCGTCTCCCACATGTTCGTCTTCTACTTCGGCATCATGGCGGACCTGACGCCGCCGGTGGCGCTCGCCTGCTTCGCCGCCTCGCCGATCGCCAAGGAGTCGGGCTTCAAGATCTCGATCCAGGCGATGAAGATCGCGCTGCCGGGCTTCGTGATCCCCTACATGGCGGTCTACGACCCGGCGCTGATGGTGCAGGCCGTCGGCGGCGCATCGGGCGCCTTCTTCGCGCTCGACGTCGCCTACATGGTGCTGAAGGCGGCGCTGGCGGTGGGCATGTGGGGCGTGGCGGCGATCGGCTACCTGCGCGGCCCGCTCGCAGCGTGGGAGCGCCTGCTGGCGGTGGCGGCGGCGGCCTCGCTCGTGATCGCCAGTCCGGTGACCGACCCGATCGGCTTCGCCCTCGTCGCGCTGGTGGTGGGGATCCATTGGTGGCGCACGGGACGCGCGACCCCGGCCCGGGCGTGAGGTCCGGCGCGTGAGCCTTTGTCTCCTCGCCGCGGCGCTCACCGTGCCGCTGACGGGCGACACGGTGACGCTCGCCTGGTCACACTCGGTGGAGCACGTGCGCTGGGAGGAGACCTGGCGCGACACGCCGGAGGGTCTCGTCCTCGTCGAGGCGCGGGTCAAGGGCTCGGGCGCGGGCATGGACCCGCCCCCGGAGGCACACCTCGAGGACGGGTTCTGGGCCTGGACGCCGGCGATCCCGCCGCTGGCCGAGGTGGTGCTGCGCCGCTCGGGCGCGACGGCCGACTGGGAGTTGTGCCACGACGGCGCCTGCCGCTCGATGGCCGCGCTCCTGCCGCCCGAGGCAGACCCGGTGACCTTGGCGCCCTGCCCCGCGGGCTGAACCCGCGGCGCTCTCAGCCGCTCGCGAAGCGGATCACCCACTCGATGGCGTCGACGCTGAGGGCGCTGGTGACGGCGAACATGCCGATGAAGGCGAGCAGCGCGCCGCCCACCAGCACCGCGCCGCCGACGAGCGACATTCCGAGCAACTTGCCGATCAGGTCCCAACGCATCGAGGGCCTCTGCAACCAACGCGACAGACCTCTATCTAGGTGGCCCGTCCCGATTGCGCGGGGGCACAGGGGCAGAATGCCCCGCCGCACACCGCGGCACTGCCATGCGTGCGCGACGAGGCCGCCCCGGCTCGCAGCGCCCGGCCGGCTCAGCTGAAGAGAGTGCCGCCGTTGATGTCGATGTTGGCGCCGGTGATGAAGGCGGCCTCGTCGGACGCGAGGTAGGCGACCGCGTTGGCGACGTCGCGCGAGGTTCCCTGGCGCTTCAGCGGTGTCGCGGCCTCCACCTTCACGCGGACTTCGGGCTGGGTGTGGATGTTGTGGAAGTCGGTGTCGATCATGCCGGGACACAGGGCATTGACGCGGATCCGGGGGCCGAGCTCCTTGGCGAGGCCGCGCGTCATCGTCGCGACGGCGCCCTTGGAGGTGGCGTAGGCGACCGCGCCCGGTCCGCCGCCGTCGCGCGCCGCCTGGCTGGCGATGTTGATGATGGCGCCGCTCGTCATGTGCGGCAGGACGGCCTTGATCATGTGAAAGGTGCTGGTGAGGTTGAGGTCCATGACCGCGTTCCAATGGTCGAGCGTCATCTCGGCCATCGTCTTGCGGGCGATCAGGCCGCCGGCGTTGTTGACCAGAATGTCGATCGCGCCGAACGTCTCGTGGGTACGGCGCACCAGTTCGGCCGCGTCTTCGGCGCGGGTGAGGTCGCCCGCGAGGGCGAACGCCTCGCCGCCGGCGGCCTTGATCTCGGCCACCGTCTCGTCGGCGCCCTGGCTGCTGGCGAAGTAGTTCACGGCGACTTTGACGCCGGCCTCGGCCAGCCGCACGGCGCAGGCACGCCCGATGTCTCGCCCGGCGCCCGTGACGATCGCGGTTTTTCCGTTCAACGACATGATGGTGGTCTCCTTTTGGGCCCGGGCCGGGCGGATGATGGCGGTCCGTGCGCCGGCCGCCGCTGTCGCCGCTTGCCGTGCGGCTGTTCGGGCTACTAGTATTCCAGATGCGCAGGTACAACAAGCGGCGGTCGGCATTCCAAGTTGGACAGCCGGCCAGAGTCTGGCACATGCCGAGGGCCGCGACGGCGCCCGCGCCGGAGCGGACGGCACGAGGTGGGCGCCGCGCGACAGGGGACGAGGGATTCATTGATGACGCAAACGGCCGCTCTCCAGGGGCGCACCAGCGTGGAACACATCGTCGACAGCCTCTACGGCGAGATCATCAAGCTGCGCCTGCTCCCCGGCGACAAGATTTCCGAGGCGGAGATCGCGCAGCGGTTCGGCGTATCGCGTCAGCCGGTGCGGGACGCGTTCAACCGGCTGGCGCTGCTCGACCTGGTCCAGGTGCGGCCGCAGCGCGCGACCACGGTGAAGCGCTTCTCCGCCAAGGCGATTCAGAAATCCCGCTTCATCCGCGCCGCGGTCGAGGCGGAGGTGCTGCGCCGCGCCGCCGCGGCGTGCGACGAGGCCGGCGGCTTGCGCCTCGACGCGGCGCTCGCCCAGCAGCGCGATGCCCTCCGGCACACCGACTACGAGTCGTTCGCGCGGCTGGACTACGAATTCCATAAGATATTGTGCGAAATCGGTCAGGTTTCATACGCCTACGACGTGATCTCGGTCGAGAAGGCGAAGGTCGATCGCTTGTGCATCCTCAGCCTCACCAACGAGGCGCGGATGCCCCAGTTAATCATCGACCATGAAGACATGGCCAAGGCGGTCAAAGCCGGCAACGTCGACTGGGCAGTGGCGGTCGGTATGCTGCATCTGACCCGGCTCGATACGACGATCGAGGCCGTGCGCCAGACCAATGCGGACTTCTTCGAGGCGGACGAAGACTGATCCGGCGACCGGACGCCGGAGCGTCGCCGATACAGCCGCGAGTTGACAACTGCCCGAACTAGCATACTAGTAATCCATTGTGATGGACGGAATGACGGCCATCCGGCCCGCTTCACCGGCGGGCGACACAATCATAATCGGAGGAATGGAATGGCTTTGCTGCACCGCTTCAAGGCGCACACCCTCGGCACTCTCGCCGGCTCTGCGCTCCTCGCGCTCACCGCGTCCGCGAGCGCTGCCGACATGCGCGGCTGGAACATCCACGTCGAGGACTACCCGGTGTCGATCGCCATGGAAGCGTTCGTCGACGAGGTCGAAGAGCGCACCGACGGCGCCATCACCGGCCGCGTCTACCACAACGGCGTGCTCGGCGATCAGCCCGACGCGATCGAGCAGGTGCGCCTCGGCGTGATCGACTTCGGCGTCTTCAGCCTCGGCCCCATGGGCCAGGCCGTGAACGCCACCAACGTCGTCTCGCTCCCCTTCATCTTCAAGAGCATCCCGCAGATGCACCGCCTGATGGACGGCGAGGTCGGCGAGGCGATCGGCGAAGGGATGCGCGAACGCGGCATCGTCGCCCTCGGCTGGTACGACGCGGGCGCCCGCTCCTTCTACAACTCGGTCCGCCCGATCAACACGCCGGCCGACGTCGACGGCCTGAAGATCCGCGTCATGAGCAACGACCTCTTCGTCAAGATGGTCGAGTCGATGGACGGGAACGCGACGCCGATGGCCTTCGGCGAAGTCTACCAGTCGATCAAGACCGGCGTCGTCGACGGGGCGGAGAACAACCCGCCGTCCTACGAATCGACGAACCACTACGAGGTCGCGAAATATTACTCGCTCACCGAGCACCTCATCATCCCCGAGTGCCTGTGCATGAGCCTGAAGACCTGGGACAAGCTGACGCCGGACCAGCAGACCATCCTGAAGGAGGCCGGCCGCGCCAGCGCCGAGTTGCAGCGCGGGCTGTGGGCCGAGCGCGAGGCGGCCAGCATGGAAACCGTCAAAGCCGGCGGCACCGAGGTCAACACCATCGCCGACAAGGCCCCCTTCCAGGAGGCGATGGCACCGGTCTACGAGGCCTTCCTCGCCGCCAATCCCGACCTGTCGGACCTCGTCGAGATGATGCGCAGCGCCGACTGACCGTCGCGTTTCGCCGGGCGCCCGCCGCTGGCCGGCCGGGCGCCCCACGCTGTCGCCCACCCGGATATCGCGACCATGTCCCCTTCTTCCCGGACCGACGGGCTTGTCGACCGCGCGCTGGACGGCGTGCGGTGGCTGTGCCTCGCCCTCGCCTCGCTCGCCCTCGTCACCCTCGTCATCACCTTCGGCTGGCTCGTCTTCGGGCGCTATGTCCTCAACGCGACGCCCACCTGGGTCGAGCAGCTGGCGCTCCTGCTGATCTGCTACATCGTCTTCCTCGGCGCCGCCGCGGGGGTCCGTGAGAACACCCACATCGGCGTCACCCTCTTTCGCGATCTCACCCCGCCGGTGGTGCAGAAGGTGCTGATCATCCTCGTCGACGTCGTGATGGCGGCGTTCGGCGCGGTGATGCTGAGCGCCGGAATCACGCTGATGATCTTCGGCTGGGATACGCGCCTTCCCATGCTGAACCTGCCCGAGAGCGTACGCACGCTGGCGATCACCTCCTGCGGCGCGCTCGTCTTCCTCTTCGCGGGCCTGCGCGCGGTGCAGCGCCTGGTGCGGTTCCGGTCGTTCGACCCGGCTCCGCCGGCAACGGAGCACTGACCTTGGGGCTTCTCCTCCTCCTCGGAACCTTCGCCCTCGGCATCGTCATCGGCATGCCGGTCGCCTTCGCGATGGGCATCGCCGCCGCCACGGCCTTCTTCTACGAAGGCTTCCCCATGCTGATCACCTTCCAGCGCGCCACCTCCGGCGTGACGGTGTTCTCGCTGCTGGC
This portion of the Acuticoccus sp. I52.16.1 genome encodes:
- a CDS encoding SDR family NAD(P)-dependent oxidoreductase, which translates into the protein MSLNGKTAIVTGAGRDIGRACAVRLAEAGVKVAVNYFASSQGADETVAEIKAAGGEAFALAGDLTRAEDAAELVRRTHETFGAIDILVNNAGGLIARKTMAEMTLDHWNAVMDLNLTSTFHMIKAVLPHMTSGAIINIASQAARDGGGPGAVAYATSKGAVATMTRGLAKELGPRIRVNALCPGMIDTDFHNIHTQPEVRVKVEAATPLKRQGTSRDVANAVAYLASDEAAFITGANIDINGGTLFS
- a CDS encoding GntR family transcriptional regulator — its product is MGAARQGTRDSLMTQTAALQGRTSVEHIVDSLYGEIIKLRLLPGDKISEAEIAQRFGVSRQPVRDAFNRLALLDLVQVRPQRATTVKRFSAKAIQKSRFIRAAVEAEVLRRAAAACDEAGGLRLDAALAQQRDALRHTDYESFARLDYEFHKILCEIGQVSYAYDVISVEKAKVDRLCILSLTNEARMPQLIIDHEDMAKAVKAGNVDWAVAVGMLHLTRLDTTIEAVRQTNADFFEADED
- a CDS encoding TRAP transporter substrate-binding protein, whose amino-acid sequence is MALLHRFKAHTLGTLAGSALLALTASASAADMRGWNIHVEDYPVSIAMEAFVDEVEERTDGAITGRVYHNGVLGDQPDAIEQVRLGVIDFGVFSLGPMGQAVNATNVVSLPFIFKSIPQMHRLMDGEVGEAIGEGMRERGIVALGWYDAGARSFYNSVRPINTPADVDGLKIRVMSNDLFVKMVESMDGNATPMAFGEVYQSIKTGVVDGAENNPPSYESTNHYEVAKYYSLTEHLIIPECLCMSLKTWDKLTPDQQTILKEAGRASAELQRGLWAEREAASMETVKAGGTEVNTIADKAPFQEAMAPVYEAFLAANPDLSDLVEMMRSAD
- a CDS encoding TRAP transporter small permease, with the protein product MSPSSRTDGLVDRALDGVRWLCLALASLALVTLVITFGWLVFGRYVLNATPTWVEQLALLLICYIVFLGAAAGVRENTHIGVTLFRDLTPPVVQKVLIILVDVVMAAFGAVMLSAGITLMIFGWDTRLPMLNLPESVRTLAITSCGALVFLFAGLRAVQRLVRFRSFDPAPPATEH